A stretch of DNA from Endozoicomonas sp. 8E:
CTGCTGCATATCACTGACATGGCCTGGAAGCGCATCAAGCATCCAAGCGAGATCGTCAACGTTGGTGACGAAATCAACGTTAAGGTCCTGAAGTTTGACCGCGACCGTAACCGTGTATCCCTGGGTCTGAAGCAGCTGGGTGAAGATCCGTGGGTGGCTATCACCAAACGCTTCCCTGAAGGTACCCGTGTATCAGGTCGCATCACCAACCTGACAGACTATGGCTGCTTTGTTGAGCTGGAAGAAGGTGTTGAAGGTCTGGTTCACGTTTCTGAAATGGACTGGACCAACAAGAACATCCACCCATCCAAGGTGGTTGCTCTGGGTGACGAAGTTGAAGTTCAGGTTCTGGACATTGACGAAGAGCGTCGTCGTATTTCTCTGGGTATCAAGCAGTGCAAGCAGAATCCATGGGAAGAGTTCTCCGGTTCCTTCAATAAGGGCGACAAGCTGGCTGGTAAGATCAAGTCTATCACTGACTTCGGTATCTTCATCGGTCTGGATGGCGGCATCGACGGTCTGGTTCACCTGTCTGACATCTCCTGGAACGAAACTGGCGAAGAAGCTGTTCGCAAGTACCGTAAGGGTGATGAAGTTGAAGCTGTTATCCTGGCGATCGACGCTGAGCGTGAGCGTATCTCTCTGGGTATCAAGCAGCTGTCCGAAGATCCATTCAACTCTTTCGCTGGCCTGAATGAGAAAGGTTCCATCGTCAAGGGTGTGATCAAGGAAGTGACTGCCAAGGCAGCTACCGTAGAACTGGCTGAAGACGTTCTGGCTACTCTGAAAGCTTCTGAAATCAGTGTTGACCGTGTTGAAGACGCAACTAACGTCCTGAAAGAAGGCGAAGAAGTCGAAGCCCGCATCATCAGTATCGATCGTAAGAACCGCAATATCTCCCTGTCCATCAAGGCGAAGGATCAGGCTGAAGAGAAAGCGGCTATGAAAGAACTGCGTGCGAAGCAGGAAGACGAGACTTCCGGTCCTACCACCATCGGTGACCTGATCAAGGCTCAGATGGAAAACAAGTAATACTTGTTGGAGAAAGCTTCTGATGAAGCTTTCTTTTACCATAAAAAAACCGCAGCCTAAGCTGCGGTTTTTTTATGGTAATCAATAGGTTGCTTGATTTATTGAATCGGGTTGGCTAGGGTAGGAATTATCTGTAATTCCTATCAGGTTCGGGGCTGCCAGAAGTGTCGGGCGTCCGGCTAATGAGATACTCAGCCGTTCTCGGCTACGACTGTTTAATGTCTTGTTTATCTCCTGATTTGGTTGCAGTGTCTGTAACGATACTGATACTTCAGTGTCACCCAAGGGTGCAGGGATAGGAAGAACGACAATGACCCGATCAGAATTGATAGAACGACTGACCGATCAGCAAGATCAGTTGTCGGTTAAGGATGTGGAGCTGGCCATCAAATCTATTCTTGAGCAGATGTCACAATCTCTTTCCTGCGGAACGAGAGTAGAAATCAGAGGGTTTGGCAGCTTTTCACTGCACTACAGGGCTCCCAGGGTGGGGCGAAATCCCAAGACCGGTGACTCTGTCGTTCTGAATGGAAAATACGTTCCTCATTTCAAGCCGGGCAAAGATATGCGGGATCGTGTAAATAGTAGTCTTCAGACTCTGTAACCTTAATTTTTCCACTGTGTGTTAAGCCCTGTTCAACTATGACTCGGAATCTGATCGTAAATAAGTCATCACTGGAGTTTGATCGAATATGGTCTCTCATTTGAGTATCTGGCTGAAGCGGCTGGTAATACTGTTGGGCAGTCTCCTCCTGCTGATTATTCTCGTCAATTTTATTGTCGCTAACCCTCAATTGGTAAGATTCGACCTGGCCGGTTTCTTATTGCCGGAAGTGAAGGTGTCTTCTGTCGTCGTTATCTCTTTTATAATGGGAGGGCTGTTCGGGCTGCTGGTCTCGCTGCTGGCTATGACCCGGTTGAGGTTGGCCAATGCCAGCTTCAAGCGTAAGCTGGGCCGACGTGATGCAGAAATACAAAAACTCAGAGCGAATGCCTTGCAAGGATTAACCTGATGCCCGATGTTGCACTGCTGGCACTGATTATCGTGGCAATGCTGGCAGGATATCTTCTGGGACGTACTGAAAAAAAGAAAAAAAAGGACCACTTCCCCGGGCGACCCCTTTCTAAAGAGTATTTTGTAGGGTTGAACTATCTGTTAAATGAGCAGACGGATGAGGCCATTGAGACCTTTATCAGGGCGCTGGATATCAATAATGATACTGTCGATACCTATCTTGCCCTGGGTAGCCTGTTTTGTCGTAAGGGAGAGGTGGATAAATCGATCCGGGTGCATCAGGATCTTTTGGCCCGACCCAGTCTGACCCCCCTTCAATCTATTCGTGTTCAGCTGGAGCTGGCCAAGGACTACATGACCGCGGGGTTATTTGATCGTGCGGAAGCCATGCTGGTCGATCTTTCCAGACAAAATCATAAATATCGGGTGGATGCCCTTGAACAGCTTCTGAAAATCTATGAGAGAGAGAAAGAGTGGCAGCAGGCTGTTGAGATTGCAGAATCCCTGCGTAAATTGTCGGGTGAGTACTATGCCTCCAGGCTGGCTCATTTGTACTGTGAGATAGCCGAAGAAAAACTGCTTCATAATGATCGATCGGGGGCCAGAAAGTTCATCAAAACAGCATTTTCCAGGGATAAGAACTGTGTCAGAGCCAGTTTGATACTGGGCCAGATAGAAATGGAGGAAGGCCGTGACAGAGAAGCCGTTAAGGTCCTCCAGAAGGTGTCCATTCAGGATAATCGTTATGTGCCCCTGACTCTGGAAATGCTGGAAACTGTCTGCCACCGCAGTCATCAGCAGCGTGCTCTGGGCAGCTATCTGGCACGGTGTCTTAATGAGAAGCCGGGTACAGCTATTATATTGGCCATGACGGCTCAGTTAATGAACAGTCGTGATGAAGTGTCTGCCATAGAATTTTTAACCAGTCAGTTGCGACGGCAACCCTCTCTCAAGGGTTTGAATGCCTTGATCAATATTCAGTTAAATCATTCCTCTGAACCCTCTCTGACCAGTATCAAACTGTTGAAAGAGGTCACAGACCAGATGTTGGTTTCAAAGCCTGTTTACCAGTGCTTCAGCTGTGGCTTTTCCGGTAAAGAGATGCATTGGCATTGTCCGGGTTGTGATGGCTGGGGAACACTGGCACCCGTTCAGGGCGTAGAAGGGGAATAATATCCCCGTTTGTTTGTTTTACTGAGTATCCTTGTCTAGACCTGTTTATAGAGCCTTCTTAATATATCTTCCAAATTTCAGGATGCAGTGTAGGAGGCAGACAGGAAGTTAAGGATGTCTCCGATGAGAAAAAGAATAATCAGTTTTACCGCAATGACCCTGCTGGCTCTTTCTGCCCCTGTTTTTGCCGACAAAGTCCCATCCCGATTGAAAGTTAAAATCAACATTGCCGCTCTTCAGGAAATGGATGAAGCCAGGGTTGAAGTGCGCCACACACTGACAAAGAGGATTGTCGGAGGCAGGGAAAATAATAACACCTTGAGCTGAAAGTTAAAATTGATTTTCAAGATGCCGCAGTACGACCATCTAATATTCTCATACTCATTCAGCAGATATTTCTTTTTGATATTTTGAAAAAATCCATATAAATAAAAAATTAATATTTCTGAAGTTACGATATTAATTAGTTAAATCGTGAATTGAAATAATTCTCATTTAGGTCTAGTATTCCGCTTGCTTTTCAATCTGTTGTTGTCTTTCCATAAACCGCCTCAGGTTACTCTTTTCACTACATCATCAGA
This window harbors:
- the rpsA gene encoding 30S ribosomal protein S1 produces the protein MSESFAELFEESLKDIEMKPGAIVSGQVVDIDSDWVTVHAGLKSEGVIPKAQFLNEQGELTIAVGDEVQVALDAVEDGFGETRLSREKAKRMEAWGELEKAFEAEEIVKGVISGKVKGGFTVDVNTIRAFLPGSLVDVRPVRDTAHLEGKELEFKVIKLDQKRNNVVVSRRSVLEAENSAEREQLLESLQEGLEVKGIVKNLTDYGAFVDLGGVDGLLHITDMAWKRIKHPSEIVNVGDEINVKVLKFDRDRNRVSLGLKQLGEDPWVAITKRFPEGTRVSGRITNLTDYGCFVELEEGVEGLVHVSEMDWTNKNIHPSKVVALGDEVEVQVLDIDEERRRISLGIKQCKQNPWEEFSGSFNKGDKLAGKIKSITDFGIFIGLDGGIDGLVHLSDISWNETGEEAVRKYRKGDEVEAVILAIDAERERISLGIKQLSEDPFNSFAGLNEKGSIVKGVIKEVTAKAATVELAEDVLATLKASEISVDRVEDATNVLKEGEEVEARIISIDRKNRNISLSIKAKDQAEEKAAMKELRAKQEDETSGPTTIGDLIKAQMENK
- the ihfB gene encoding integration host factor subunit beta, coding for MTRSELIERLTDQQDQLSVKDVELAIKSILEQMSQSLSCGTRVEIRGFGSFSLHYRAPRVGRNPKTGDSVVLNGKYVPHFKPGKDMRDRVNSSLQTL
- a CDS encoding lipopolysaccharide assembly protein LapA domain-containing protein, which produces MVSHLSIWLKRLVILLGSLLLLIILVNFIVANPQLVRFDLAGFLLPEVKVSSVVVISFIMGGLFGLLVSLLAMTRLRLANASFKRKLGRRDAEIQKLRANALQGLT
- the lapB gene encoding lipopolysaccharide assembly protein LapB, which encodes MPDVALLALIIVAMLAGYLLGRTEKKKKKDHFPGRPLSKEYFVGLNYLLNEQTDEAIETFIRALDINNDTVDTYLALGSLFCRKGEVDKSIRVHQDLLARPSLTPLQSIRVQLELAKDYMTAGLFDRAEAMLVDLSRQNHKYRVDALEQLLKIYEREKEWQQAVEIAESLRKLSGEYYASRLAHLYCEIAEEKLLHNDRSGARKFIKTAFSRDKNCVRASLILGQIEMEEGRDREAVKVLQKVSIQDNRYVPLTLEMLETVCHRSHQQRALGSYLARCLNEKPGTAIILAMTAQLMNSRDEVSAIEFLTSQLRRQPSLKGLNALINIQLNHSSEPSLTSIKLLKEVTDQMLVSKPVYQCFSCGFSGKEMHWHCPGCDGWGTLAPVQGVEGE